taccatccaaacagactaagcatccagtcttgcctttgaactgtcCAGACAGGGCAAACAGTGTGGGGTAATcgttggtagtaacaaatattattgctttgcatataaagtcctcccgccggaatgcatcgtacatcggctccccatacctccatagcctctccatttcttgcatcagaggctccaagaacacgtctatatcaatgcctggttgtttggggccagagataagaatggtgaggagaaggtacttcctcttctgacacaaatacgttgggaggttgtacatggtcaagatgactggccatgtgctgtggtcggtcatcctctcattgaagggactcattccatcggtgctcaagccgaaccgtacattctgtgggtcatcactgaattctgctttgtacttAGCATCGAACGATTGCCACTGGCTACAATCGGCCgggtgtgcgatcgtatcatcatccaccttgcgctcatcatcccaccatgtcatcagtgcggcttccttagggtttaggaacatacgcctcaagtggtcggtcactggcaagtaccacataaccagggcaggaattcttctcttatttgcatcgttgcctaatggagtttcctctgggggctgagattcttgcagcaccttcttcccacccttcttcctctttcttgtggaggcttccaccccaatttgaaggtcattgttcttgtaccgactagccccacacctaggacatgtatctaaagtctcgaacgatgtgccacgccgaaaaaggatacagtggttggggcatgcatggattttttcaactcccaatgtgagtggacttataaccttcttcgcttggtatgtgttggtgggaactatgTTCGGCTGTGGGAGCAACTTTGACATGAGgcacaatagatcattgaaactgcagtccgaccagccatacttagccttcaggatgagtagctcaagcacaaaacgtagcagtgtgaagtatgtcggacagcccttctcagcatcatacacagtcttcttcgatgcttttgtcatcctctaaagattttctagacctctcttgctcttttctaatatttctggtccaaaggccccaagcatttcgtccaagttgtcatcgtcatctgcatccccctcacgtgcttcgccatcattgctgacaccaccagcatcatcaccaccttgttcattgccaatgccaccaccttgttgattgccatagtcacgatccatttgttgctcaagatcgtctgtgaatcgggacaagtatgcttgggtttcagcttcatcagctagatcatcgtcgctgtcatcaacaaccactgtttcaccgTGATGAATCCACACGGTGTAGTCCGgaacaaatcctctcctaataagatgttctttgatggtactcacatctcgaaatgcaataagattcttgcaatctttgcagggacaaataatcgtgtcactattctctttcaacgtcgctgcatgcttctctgcggctttgatgaatttgtccacctcatcacggaaaagagcgtcgtgtcttaacgaaccatacatccaagagttcctgtagtccatcttatagaaacaaaacaaccaaaaaaaagaatattactcgagaataattgtatatacctgaggCACGCACCATGatagtagaggatagttaattaattgactattaatgcataaatattttaaaatataaattgaTAGGTtcaaataaataatttcaaagaaaacaattagcaacatttaatatttcatccactacctttcatgcaaactccattccaatttcatggtagaggataattaattaatggcctatttatccataactaattaaaaacacgcattatagaaaggaatcaaaataaatattaaatgataattagtagccatggtagaggatattttacacattagcaacaattaaaatcttacacattcacctacatgcaaaccctagtcacataaagaaaaaattaaaaaagaataaaaaaacaaaatcctagatctagatctagatatagggtttcatgacacatgcatcaaacttcactaatactacactaaaatcaacaaagatgtactaacaaagggtgtaatcttacttccctacctaattaccctagtatagtgaaaattagagtccaatttcactcataactagctcaagctccatggaagaaagagaaaaccaaaaatcaaattactcattaaccaacgaattaaacttcaaataaagggttgtagaagcatttccttaccttttGGAGCCTCTttatcaaaggatttgagatcaaaaccttccccccttagtagagcaatttttaggaggagccaacactaccggactccttgagtttgccgagtgcccgaaacactcggcaaaaggcataaaacactcggcaaatggttcgccgagtgtaacactcggtgaacagcactcgccaaaaaaagtgacggcaaagccaactttgccgagtgtcttttatcgggcactcggcaaagcctttgccgagtgcccgacacttggcaaagttgaaaccgaaaaaaaacccgaaaaaataggaatttttacccaaaaaaaataaatttttttttatcgatggaggccccaccggccagcgcccacccatctatgacatttttcgcgtgaatttcatggctacgcggccaacgcgattcgaacccgagacctcccgctatgcacgtacctcctctaccactacaccatactctcacttgtgtctggattccgttttagttcccaatatattatactaaaccgagtgtaaattgcatgtttgaggccctaaacgaattcaaataaaaaagttgtaaactacaaagtttcataacttttcgagatctacacttttagtttaggaagtgtttccatccgaggtcgtttacaaaatttgaattttaaaattttgaaattcaaacacagttttgcatgacaagatgttttcaaataaaaaagttgtaaactacaaagtttcataacttttcgagatctacacttttagtttaagaagtttttccatccgaggtcgtttacaaaatttgaattttaaaattttgaaattcaaacacagttttgcatgacaagatgttttcaaatcaaaaagttgtaaactacaaagtttcataacttttcgaggtctacacttttagtttaggaagtttttccatccgaggtcgtttacaaaatttgaattttaaaattttgaaattcaaacacagttttgcatgacaagatgttttcaaatcaaaaagttgtcaactacaatgtttcataacttttcgagatctacaaagtttattttggttgtttgatcatctgttcatccgacatggtcgttctaacattgttcacaaatcttatatatctctcttgtagtttcataaactacaagagagatatgttagatttatgaacaaatttattttcactttgtcgtatgaagaaaagaccaaaacaaacattgtacatcttgatgagttatacaactctgtagttgaaaactttttcatttgaattaatttactgcttcaaaatgtgctttgaatttttttttgccgagtgtaaaaaaaataacactcggcaaagaagctctttgccgagtgtcaaaaaaaacactcggcaaagaagctctttgccga
This sequence is a window from Miscanthus floridulus cultivar M001 chromosome 10, ASM1932011v1, whole genome shotgun sequence. Protein-coding genes within it:
- the LOC136489280 gene encoding uncharacterized protein, with the translated sequence MSKLLPQPNIVPTNTYQAKKVISPLTLGVEKIHACPNHCILFRRGTSFETLDTCPRCGASRYKNNDLQIGVEASTRKRKKGGKKVLQESQPPEETPLGNDANKRRIPALVMWYLPVTDHLRRMFLNPKEAALMTWWDDERKVDDDTIAHPADCSQWQSFDAKYKAEFSDDPQNVRFGLSTDGMSPFNERMTDHSTWPVILTMYNLPTYLCQKRKYLLLTILISGPKQPGIDIDVFLEPLMQEMERLWRYGEPMYDAFRREDFICKAIIFVTTNDYPTLFALSGQFKGKTGCLVCLDGTKWVFLNGSRKIVYIRNRRFLNTGHKYRGKLYLRYYGNIPEDEPPLERRRNGEHVFRMVQKIHVVYGKKNPDGTIRDRSTPPIEGVPFKKQSIFFQYLPYWPDLEVPHAIDAMHVQKNVFESLMATLMDTGKSKDGLRSRKDMVQLNMMRELWPVQQDNGKYSLPAASFNLTLEERRAICNFLRGVRVPTGFSATPKKLVSMKDLSLTYCKAHDCHVMLTVFLPIAIRAIKPEFLKMAITHMCYFFSK